From a single Pseudomonas cremoricolorata genomic region:
- a CDS encoding oxidative damage protection protein, whose amino-acid sequence MTRTVKCRKLNQELPGLDRPPYPGAKGQDIFDNISRQAWEDWQKHQTMLINEKRLNMMNADDRKFLQTEMDKFFAGEDYAQAEGYVPPSA is encoded by the coding sequence ATGACCCGCACCGTGAAGTGCCGCAAGCTCAATCAGGAACTGCCCGGCCTCGACCGCCCGCCCTACCCCGGCGCCAAGGGCCAGGACATCTTCGACAACATCTCGCGTCAGGCCTGGGAAGACTGGCAAAAGCACCAGACCATGCTGATCAACGAAAAGCGCCTGAACATGATGAACGCCGACGACCGCAAGTTCCTGCAAACGGAAATGGACAAGTTCTTCGCCGGCGAAGACTACGCCCAGGCCGAAGGCTACGTTCCGCCCAGCGCGTGA
- a CDS encoding DUF2164 domain-containing protein has protein sequence MAGARNKAPILTLAPEQEREALDTLKRFVEDRFELQLGSFEVAELLEVFSKDIAPHYYNRAIADVQLHLKERFESIESDVWALEKN, from the coding sequence ATGGCTGGCGCGCGCAACAAGGCTCCGATCCTCACCTTGGCGCCCGAGCAGGAGCGTGAAGCGCTCGATACGCTCAAGCGCTTCGTCGAAGATCGGTTCGAGTTGCAACTGGGTTCGTTCGAGGTTGCCGAGCTGCTCGAGGTGTTCAGCAAGGACATCGCGCCGCATTACTACAACCGCGCCATCGCCGATGTTCAGTTGCACTTGAAGGAGCGCTTCGAGAGCATCGAAAGCGACGTATGGGCGTTGGAAAAGAACTGA
- a CDS encoding ABC transporter ATP-binding protein, with translation MAQATPALEIRNLHKRYGEQEILKGISLTARDGDVISILGSSGSGKSTLLRCINLLEHPHKGEILLAGESLKLKPAKNGDLIAADNRQINRLRSEIGFVFQNFNLWPHMSVLDNIIEAPRRVLGQSKAEAIEAAEALLNKVGIYDKRHAYPAQLSGGQQQRAAIARTLAMKPKVILFDEPTSALDPEMVQEVLNVIRALAEEGRTMLLVTHEMNFARQVSSEVIFLHQGLVEEQGSPQQVFENPTSARCKQFMSSHR, from the coding sequence ATGGCTCAGGCCACGCCCGCGCTGGAAATCCGCAATTTGCACAAACGCTACGGTGAGCAAGAGATCCTCAAAGGCATCTCGCTGACCGCCCGCGATGGCGACGTGATCTCGATTCTCGGCTCGTCCGGTTCCGGCAAGTCGACGCTGCTACGCTGCATCAACCTGCTCGAGCACCCGCACAAGGGTGAAATCCTCCTGGCCGGTGAATCGCTCAAGCTCAAGCCCGCCAAGAACGGCGATCTGATCGCCGCCGACAACCGCCAGATCAACCGTCTGCGCAGCGAAATCGGCTTCGTCTTCCAGAATTTCAACCTGTGGCCGCACATGTCGGTGCTCGACAACATCATCGAGGCACCGCGCCGCGTGCTCGGCCAGAGCAAGGCTGAAGCCATCGAAGCCGCCGAAGCCCTGCTCAACAAGGTCGGCATCTACGACAAGCGCCACGCCTACCCGGCGCAGCTCTCCGGTGGCCAGCAGCAGCGCGCCGCCATCGCCCGCACCCTGGCGATGAAGCCCAAAGTCATCCTGTTCGATGAACCGACTTCGGCGCTCGACCCGGAAATGGTCCAGGAAGTGCTTAATGTCATCCGCGCCCTGGCCGAGGAAGGCCGCACCATGCTGCTGGTGACCCACGAAATGAATTTTGCCCGCCAGGTGTCCAGCGAAGTGATCTTCCTGCACCAGGGCCTGGTAGAAGAGCAAGGATCGCCGCAGCAGGTCTTCGAAAACCCGACCTCGGCGCGTTGCAAGCAATTCATGTCCAGCCACCGCTAA
- the hisH gene encoding imidazole glycerol phosphate synthase subunit HisH: protein MQTVAVIDYGMGNLHSVAKALEHVGAGKVLVTSDAAVIREADRVVFPGVGAIRDCMAEIRRLGFDSLVREVSVDRPFLGICVGMQALLEHSEENHGVDCIGLFPGQVKLFDKSTQEHGEHLKVPHMGWNEVSQAMAHPLWHDIPDQARFYFVHSYYINAGKPGQVVGRGHYGVDFAAALADGSRFAVQFHPEKSHTHGLQLLQNFIAWDGRW, encoded by the coding sequence ATGCAGACGGTAGCGGTAATCGACTACGGCATGGGCAACCTGCACTCGGTGGCCAAGGCGCTGGAGCACGTCGGTGCCGGCAAGGTGCTGGTCACCAGCGATGCGGCGGTGATCCGCGAGGCCGACCGCGTGGTGTTCCCAGGCGTCGGTGCGATTCGCGACTGCATGGCGGAAATCCGTCGCCTGGGCTTCGACAGCCTGGTACGTGAAGTCAGCGTCGATCGCCCGTTCCTCGGCATCTGCGTGGGCATGCAGGCGCTGCTCGAACACAGCGAAGAGAACCACGGCGTCGACTGCATCGGCCTGTTCCCCGGCCAGGTGAAACTGTTCGACAAGTCGACCCAGGAACACGGCGAGCACCTCAAGGTGCCGCACATGGGCTGGAACGAAGTCAGCCAGGCCATGGCCCACCCGCTGTGGCACGACATTCCCGACCAGGCGCGCTTCTACTTCGTGCACAGCTATTACATCAATGCCGGCAAGCCAGGCCAGGTGGTCGGCCGTGGCCACTACGGTGTCGATTTCGCCGCCGCGCTGGCCGACGGTTCGCGCTTCGCCGTGCAGTTCCACCCTGAGAAAAGCCACACCCATGGCCTGCAACTGCTGCAGAACTTCATCGCCTGGGATGGGCGCTGGTAA
- the gabP gene encoding GABA permease translates to MSGKHNSNDLAQGLKQRHVTMLSIAGVIGAGLFVGSGHAIAAAGPAVLLAYAAAGTLVILVMRMLGEMAIASPDTGSFSTYADRAIGRWAGFTIGWLYWWFWVLVIPLEANAAAAILHAWFPAVDLWAFSLLITLALTGTNLFSVKNYGEFEFWFALLKVLAIIAFIVVACVAMFGLVPGSQVSGASHLFDTQGFMPNGLGAVLAAMLTTMFSFMGTEIVTIAAAESKDPGKQITRATNSVIWRICLFYLVSIFLVVALVPWNDPALAEIGSYQTVLARIGVPNAKLIVDIVVLIAVTSCLNSALYTSSRMLFSLSKRGDAPAVAQRTSKAGTPYWAVLLSTAAAFLTVFANFVAPAAVFEFLLASSGAIALLVYLVIAVSQLRMRSQREARGEQIAFKMWLFPGLTWLTIGFIIAVLTVMALREDHRVEILATALLSIAVVAAGLLVQRKRGAAGKAVLDH, encoded by the coding sequence ATGAGCGGTAAGCACAATTCCAATGACCTCGCTCAGGGGCTCAAACAACGGCATGTCACCATGCTGTCCATCGCTGGCGTCATCGGTGCCGGCCTGTTCGTTGGCTCAGGCCACGCCATCGCCGCCGCTGGACCGGCGGTGCTGCTGGCCTATGCCGCCGCCGGCACGCTGGTGATTCTGGTGATGCGTATGCTCGGCGAGATGGCCATCGCCTCGCCTGACACCGGGTCGTTCTCCACCTATGCCGACCGCGCCATTGGTCGTTGGGCGGGCTTTACCATCGGCTGGCTGTACTGGTGGTTCTGGGTACTGGTGATTCCGCTCGAGGCCAACGCGGCTGCGGCGATCCTGCATGCCTGGTTCCCGGCCGTCGATCTGTGGGCGTTTTCCCTGTTGATCACCCTGGCGCTGACCGGCACCAACCTGTTCAGCGTGAAGAACTACGGTGAGTTCGAGTTCTGGTTCGCGCTGCTCAAGGTGCTGGCGATCATCGCCTTCATCGTCGTGGCCTGCGTGGCCATGTTCGGCCTGGTGCCGGGCAGCCAGGTCAGCGGTGCCAGCCACCTGTTCGACACCCAGGGCTTCATGCCCAATGGTTTGGGCGCGGTGCTGGCGGCGATGCTGACCACCATGTTCTCGTTCATGGGCACGGAAATCGTCACCATCGCGGCGGCGGAATCGAAAGACCCAGGCAAGCAGATCACCCGCGCTACCAATTCGGTGATCTGGCGGATCTGCCTGTTCTACCTGGTGTCGATCTTCCTGGTCGTGGCCCTGGTGCCGTGGAACGACCCGGCGCTGGCGGAAATCGGTTCCTACCAGACCGTGCTGGCGCGTATCGGTGTACCGAACGCCAAGCTGATCGTCGACATCGTGGTGTTGATCGCGGTTACCAGCTGCCTGAACTCGGCGCTGTACACCTCGTCGCGCATGCTGTTCTCGCTGAGCAAGCGCGGTGATGCCCCGGCAGTGGCGCAGCGCACCTCCAAGGCCGGTACGCCGTACTGGGCCGTGCTGCTGTCGACCGCTGCGGCGTTCCTCACCGTGTTCGCCAACTTCGTCGCCCCGGCTGCGGTGTTCGAGTTCCTGCTGGCAAGCTCTGGCGCCATCGCCCTGTTGGTGTACCTGGTGATCGCGGTTTCGCAACTGCGCATGCGCAGCCAGCGTGAGGCCCGCGGTGAGCAGATCGCCTTCAAGATGTGGCTGTTCCCGGGTCTGACCTGGCTGACCATCGGTTTCATCATCGCGGTGTTGACGGTGATGGCGCTGCGCGAAGATCACCGCGTAGAAATCCTCGCTACGGCGCTGCTGAGCATCGCGGTGGTGGCGGCTGGTTTGCTGGTGCAGCGCAAGCGTGGTGCTGCGGGCAAGGCTGTGCTCGATCATTGA
- a CDS encoding OFA family MFS transporter: MSSSTTAGRPASAPSFLSKERIIARPGFNRWLVPPAALAIHLCIGMAYGFSVFWLPLSQSLGITAPIACSPDMSFVAKLFTTECDWPISMLSWIYTLFFVFLGCSAAVLGGWLEHAGPRKAGLVSALCWCGGMLISAIGVKTHQLWLMWLGSGVIGGIGLGLGYISPVSTLIKWFPDKRGMATGMAIMGFGGGAMVGAPLATALMGHFANGQDVGVWQSFMVMAAIYFVFMVAGALTYRVPPTGWKPEGWVPPAKKAGNTMVTDRHVHVSVAWKTPQFALVWLVLCLNVSAGIGIIGMASPLLQEVFAGKLLGNGLSFSELDAGQLAQIAAIAAGFTGLLSLFNIGGRFFWASFSDYIGRKNTYFAFFALGVALYSLVPNMGHIGNVALFVAAFCIILSMYGGGFATVPAYLADLFGTQMVGAIHGRLLTAWAAAGVLGPVLITYLRESQLAAGVERAAAYDMTLYILAGLLVLGFFCNALIRPVADKHFMTDAELAAERALSHDKGADGAQSLEWKAASGSAPLVILAWAVVVIPLAWGVWITLQKTAVLFH; this comes from the coding sequence ATGTCTAGCAGCACGACTGCGGGACGCCCGGCCTCTGCGCCGAGCTTCCTGTCCAAGGAGCGCATCATCGCGCGCCCCGGCTTCAACCGCTGGCTGGTACCGCCAGCAGCCTTGGCCATCCACCTGTGTATCGGCATGGCCTACGGCTTCTCGGTGTTCTGGCTGCCGCTGTCGCAGTCGCTGGGCATTACCGCGCCGATCGCCTGCTCGCCGGACATGAGCTTCGTCGCCAAGCTGTTCACCACCGAGTGTGACTGGCCGATCTCGATGCTCAGCTGGATCTACACCCTGTTCTTCGTCTTCCTCGGCTGCTCGGCCGCCGTGCTTGGCGGCTGGCTGGAACACGCCGGCCCGCGCAAGGCTGGCCTGGTGTCGGCGCTGTGCTGGTGCGGCGGCATGCTGATCTCGGCGATCGGCGTGAAGACCCACCAACTGTGGCTGATGTGGCTGGGCTCGGGGGTGATCGGCGGTATCGGTCTTGGCCTGGGCTACATTTCGCCGGTCTCGACCCTGATCAAGTGGTTCCCGGACAAACGCGGCATGGCCACCGGCATGGCGATCATGGGCTTTGGCGGCGGTGCGATGGTCGGTGCGCCTCTGGCCACTGCGCTGATGGGGCATTTTGCCAACGGTCAGGACGTCGGTGTCTGGCAGAGCTTCATGGTCATGGCGGCGATCTACTTCGTGTTCATGGTCGCCGGCGCGCTGACCTACCGCGTACCGCCGACCGGCTGGAAACCCGAGGGCTGGGTGCCCCCTGCGAAAAAAGCCGGCAACACCATGGTCACCGACCGTCACGTGCATGTCAGCGTGGCGTGGAAAACCCCGCAGTTCGCCCTGGTGTGGCTGGTGCTGTGCCTGAACGTGTCGGCCGGTATCGGCATCATCGGCATGGCCTCGCCGCTGTTGCAGGAAGTGTTCGCCGGCAAGCTGCTGGGCAACGGCCTGAGCTTCAGCGAGCTGGACGCCGGGCAACTGGCACAGATCGCCGCGATTGCCGCAGGCTTCACCGGCCTGCTCAGCCTGTTCAACATCGGCGGGCGCTTCTTCTGGGCGTCGTTCTCTGACTACATCGGCCGCAAGAACACCTACTTCGCCTTCTTCGCCCTGGGCGTTGCGCTGTACAGCCTGGTGCCGAACATGGGCCACATCGGCAACGTTGCGCTGTTCGTGGCGGCGTTCTGCATCATCCTGTCGATGTACGGCGGCGGTTTTGCCACCGTGCCGGCGTACCTGGCCGACCTGTTCGGCACACAGATGGTCGGTGCGATCCACGGGCGTCTGCTGACCGCCTGGGCGGCTGCCGGGGTGTTGGGCCCGGTGCTGATCACCTACCTGCGTGAGTCGCAGCTGGCGGCCGGTGTCGAGCGGGCTGCGGCCTATGACATGACCCTGTACATCCTCGCCGGGCTGCTGGTGCTGGGCTTCTTCTGCAACGCGCTGATTCGCCCGGTGGCCGACAAGCACTTCATGACCGACGCCGAGCTTGCCGCCGAGCGCGCCCTGAGCCACGACAAAGGCGCCGATGGCGCGCAGTCGCTGGAATGGAAAGCCGCGTCCGGCAGCGCGCCGCTGGTGATCCTGGCCTGGGCCGTGGTGGTGATTCCACTGGCCTGGGGCGTGTGGATCACCCTGCAGAAAACGGCGGTGCTGTTCCACTGA
- the hisA gene encoding 1-(5-phosphoribosyl)-5-[(5-phosphoribosylamino)methylideneamino]imidazole-4-carboxamide isomerase translates to MLIIPAIDLKDGACVRLRQGRMEDSTVFSDDPVSMAAKWVEGGCRRLHLVDLNGAFEGQPVNGEVVTAIAQRYPSLPIQIGGGIRSLETIEHYVKAGVSYVIIGTKAVKQPEFVAEACKAFPGKVIVGLDAKDGFVATDGWAEVSTVQVIDLAKRFEADGVSAIVYTDIAKDGMMQGCNVPFTKALAEATRIPVIASGGIHNLGDIKALLDAKAPGIIGAITGRAIYEGTLDVAEAQAFCDQFQGSREL, encoded by the coding sequence ATGCTGATTATTCCCGCTATCGATTTGAAGGACGGCGCATGCGTGCGTCTGCGCCAGGGCCGTATGGAAGATTCCACGGTGTTCTCCGATGACCCGGTGAGCATGGCCGCCAAGTGGGTCGAGGGGGGGTGCCGTCGCCTGCACCTGGTCGACCTCAACGGAGCCTTCGAAGGCCAGCCGGTCAACGGTGAAGTGGTCACGGCGATTGCCCAACGCTACCCGAGCCTGCCGATCCAGATCGGCGGCGGCATCCGCTCGCTGGAAACCATCGAGCACTACGTCAAGGCCGGCGTCAGCTATGTGATCATCGGCACCAAGGCGGTCAAGCAGCCCGAGTTCGTCGCCGAAGCGTGCAAGGCTTTCCCGGGCAAGGTCATCGTCGGCCTGGATGCCAAGGACGGTTTCGTCGCCACTGACGGCTGGGCCGAAGTCAGCACGGTGCAGGTGATCGACCTGGCCAAGCGCTTCGAGGCCGATGGCGTCTCGGCCATCGTCTACACCGACATCGCCAAGGACGGCATGATGCAGGGCTGCAACGTGCCCTTCACCAAGGCCCTGGCCGAAGCTACGCGCATTCCAGTGATCGCCTCGGGCGGCATCCATAACCTGGGCGACATCAAGGCCCTGCTGGACGCCAAGGCCCCCGGCATCATCGGCGCCATCACCGGCCGTGCGATCTACGAAGGCACCCTCGACGTCGCCGAAGCCCAGGCCTTCTGCGACCAATTCCAAGGCAGCCGCGAGCTGTAA
- a CDS encoding AsmA family protein yields the protein MKAFGKILGLGLLGLLLIIVALGFALTHLFDPNDYKDEIRQLARDKAHIELTLNGDIGWSLFPWLGLELHDASIATLNAPKAPFADLQMLGLSVRVLPLLRKEVQMSDVRVEGLNLTLTRDADGHGNWEDFGKPLPSDQTDASTTPGDSNAGKPETSGTEDGNERPVKLDIDSLTVNNARVQYSDAKSGQTLNAESIQLSTGAVHQGATIPLKASGFVSIGQPNLKVRSELAGDLRFDRQAKRYNLDDMRLSGEASGEPLGGKTLTYAAQGQVMVDLAKNVAEWTGLKISANQLRALGELSARDLHSTPQVSGGLSIAQFDLRTFLDGIGHPLPATADPAVFAKLEVVSRLQASPSSLSLDDLTIKLDDSTFSGRVAVEDFARQALRLNLKADTFDADRYLPAKSDEAKGAKAARQAEVKQEEDGAVAGAGTTPLPNAPSQVAWSNDKLLPVDRLRALDIQAELAFDALTLDKLPIKQAQLQAQGQGGMLTLQTLRGALYNGSFEARGNLDVRPAVPQLGINTKITRVPVEHFIKTQSPDKAPPVKGLLTLSSDLTATGNSQKALIDTLNGTANFTINDGVLVNANIEQQLCQAIATLNRKQLSGEPRGKDTPFQELHGSLVVRNGVASNPDLKVRIPGLTLNGNGDLDLRVLGMDYRVGVIVEGDQRAMPDPACQVNERYVGVELPLRCRGPLELGAKACRLDQDGLGQVAAKLAGNRIKDKLDEKLDEKLGDKVSPELKDALKGLFKR from the coding sequence ATGAAAGCGTTCGGCAAAATCCTGGGACTGGGGCTTCTCGGGTTGCTGCTGATCATCGTGGCGCTGGGCTTCGCCCTGACCCACCTGTTCGATCCCAACGACTACAAGGACGAAATTCGCCAGCTGGCCCGGGACAAGGCGCACATCGAGCTGACCCTCAACGGCGATATCGGCTGGAGCCTGTTCCCCTGGCTGGGCCTTGAGCTGCACGACGCCAGCATCGCCACCCTGAACGCACCGAAAGCACCGTTCGCCGACCTGCAGATGCTCGGCCTGTCGGTGCGCGTGCTGCCGCTGCTGCGCAAGGAAGTGCAGATGAGCGACGTGCGCGTCGAGGGCCTGAACCTGACCCTGACCCGCGATGCCGACGGCCATGGCAACTGGGAAGACTTCGGCAAGCCGCTGCCGAGCGATCAAACGGACGCCAGCACCACGCCCGGCGACTCGAACGCCGGCAAGCCCGAAACTTCTGGCACCGAAGACGGCAACGAGCGTCCGGTGAAACTGGATATCGACAGCCTCACGGTGAACAACGCCCGCGTGCAGTACAGCGACGCCAAGAGCGGCCAGACCCTCAACGCCGAGAGCATTCAACTGAGCACCGGTGCCGTGCACCAGGGCGCGACCATCCCACTCAAGGCGAGCGGCTTCGTCAGCATCGGCCAGCCGAACCTGAAAGTGCGCAGCGAACTGGCCGGCGACCTGCGCTTCGACCGCCAGGCCAAGCGCTACAACCTCGATGACATGCGCCTGTCGGGTGAGGCCTCGGGCGAACCGCTGGGTGGCAAGACCCTGACCTACGCCGCTCAAGGCCAGGTCATGGTCGATCTGGCGAAGAACGTCGCCGAATGGACGGGCCTTAAGATTTCCGCCAACCAGCTGCGCGCCCTGGGCGAGCTGAGCGCACGGGATCTGCACAGCACACCGCAGGTGTCTGGCGGGCTGTCCATCGCCCAATTCGACCTGCGCACCTTCCTCGACGGTATCGGCCACCCGCTGCCGGCCACTGCCGACCCTGCGGTGTTCGCCAAGCTGGAAGTGGTCAGCCGTCTGCAGGCCAGTCCGAGCAGCCTGAGCCTGGACGATCTGACGATCAAACTCGACGACAGCACCTTCAGCGGCCGCGTGGCTGTGGAAGACTTCGCCCGCCAGGCCCTGCGCCTGAACCTCAAGGCCGACACCTTCGACGCCGACCGCTACCTGCCGGCCAAGAGCGACGAGGCCAAGGGGGCCAAGGCCGCCCGCCAGGCCGAGGTGAAACAGGAAGAAGACGGCGCGGTGGCTGGCGCCGGCACCACGCCACTGCCCAACGCCCCGAGCCAGGTGGCCTGGAGCAACGACAAACTGCTGCCGGTCGACCGCCTGCGCGCCCTCGACATACAGGCCGAACTGGCCTTCGACGCCCTGACCCTCGACAAACTGCCAATCAAGCAGGCGCAACTGCAAGCCCAGGGCCAAGGCGGCATGCTCACCCTGCAAACCCTGCGCGGCGCGCTGTACAACGGCAGCTTCGAAGCCCGCGGCAACCTCGACGTGCGGCCTGCGGTGCCGCAACTGGGCATCAACACCAAGATCACCCGCGTGCCGGTCGAGCACTTCATCAAGACGCAAAGCCCTGACAAGGCGCCACCGGTCAAAGGCCTGCTGACCCTGAGCAGCGACCTTACCGCCACCGGTAATAGCCAGAAGGCGCTGATCGATACCCTCAACGGCACGGCCAACTTCACCATCAACGACGGTGTGCTGGTCAACGCCAACATCGAACAGCAGCTGTGCCAGGCCATCGCCACCCTCAACCGCAAGCAACTGAGCGGTGAGCCGCGCGGCAAGGACACCCCGTTCCAGGAACTGCACGGCAGCCTGGTGGTGCGCAATGGCGTGGCCAGCAACCCTGACCTGAAAGTGCGCATTCCCGGCCTGACCCTCAACGGCAATGGCGACCTCGACCTACGCGTGCTGGGCATGGATTACCGCGTCGGCGTGATCGTCGAAGGCGACCAGCGCGCCATGCCCGACCCGGCCTGCCAGGTCAACGAGCGCTACGTGGGCGTGGAACTGCCATTGCGCTGCCGCGGCCCGCTGGAGCTGGGCGCCAAGGCCTGCCGCCTCGACCAGGATGGCCTGGGCCAGGTCGCGGCCAAGCTTGCCGGCAACCGCATCAAAGACAAGCTGGACGAAAAACTCGATGAAAAACTGGGAGACAAAGTGAGTCCTGAACTCAAAGACGCGCTCAAGGGGCTGTTCAAGCGATGA
- the mutY gene encoding A/G-specific adenine glycosylase produces MTPAQFSSAVLDWFDRHGRHDLPWQQGINPYRVWVSEIMLQQTQVSTVLNYFERFMQALPTVQALAEAPEDEVLHLWTGLGYYTRARNLQKAAKIVVEQHGGEFPRSVEQLTELPGIGRSTAGAIASISMNIRAPILDGNVKRVLARYTAQAGYPGEPKVANALWATAERYTPMTRVNHYTQAMMDLGATLCTRSKPSCLICPLQRGCEAHLLGQETHYPEPKPRKTLPQRRTLMPMLANEDGAILLYRRPSTGLWGGLWSLPQLDDLTQLDDLAAQHGLRLTERHALDGLTHTFSHFQLAIEPWLIRVEPLGAHVAEADWLWYNLATPPRLGLAAPVKKLLKRAADELTAGDAP; encoded by the coding sequence ATGACCCCCGCGCAGTTCTCCAGCGCCGTGCTGGACTGGTTCGACCGCCACGGTCGGCATGATCTGCCCTGGCAACAGGGCATCAACCCGTACCGGGTATGGGTCTCGGAAATCATGCTGCAGCAGACCCAGGTGAGCACCGTGCTCAATTACTTCGAGCGCTTCATGCAGGCGCTGCCCACCGTGCAGGCGCTGGCCGAGGCGCCCGAAGACGAAGTGCTGCACCTGTGGACCGGGCTGGGTTATTACACCCGTGCGCGCAACCTGCAAAAAGCCGCGAAGATCGTCGTCGAGCAGCACGGCGGCGAATTTCCGCGCAGCGTCGAGCAGCTCACCGAGCTGCCCGGCATCGGTCGCTCCACCGCCGGTGCCATCGCCAGTATCAGCATGAACATCCGCGCGCCGATTCTCGATGGCAACGTCAAGCGCGTGCTGGCCCGCTACACCGCCCAGGCCGGCTACCCCGGCGAGCCGAAGGTGGCCAACGCGCTGTGGGCCACCGCCGAGCGCTACACGCCGATGACCCGGGTCAACCACTACACCCAGGCGATGATGGACCTGGGCGCCACGCTGTGTACCCGCAGCAAGCCCAGTTGCCTGATCTGCCCGCTGCAACGCGGCTGCGAAGCGCACCTGCTCGGCCAGGAAACGCACTACCCCGAACCCAAGCCACGCAAGACCCTGCCCCAGCGACGCACGCTGATGCCGATGCTGGCCAACGAGGACGGCGCCATCCTGCTTTACCGGCGCCCCTCCACGGGCCTGTGGGGCGGTTTGTGGAGCCTGCCGCAGCTGGATGATCTGACCCAGCTCGACGACCTCGCCGCGCAGCACGGCCTGCGCCTGACCGAGCGCCACGCCCTGGACGGCCTGACCCACACCTTCAGCCACTTTCAGCTGGCGATCGAGCCCTGGCTGATCCGCGTCGAGCCGCTGGGTGCCCACGTGGCCGAGGCCGACTGGCTCTGGTATAACCTCGCCACCCCGCCGCGCCTGGGCCTTGCCGCCCCGGTGAAGAAACTGCTCAAACGCGCGGCCGACGAACTGACCGCAGGAGATGCCCCATGA
- a CDS encoding ABC transporter substrate-binding protein, whose translation MQTYKKFLLAAAATLVFSANALAAEKLRMGIEAAYPPFNNKDASGNVVGFDKDIGDALCAKMKVECSVVTSDWDGIIPALNAKKFDFLVSSLSITDERKQAVDFTDPYYSNKLQFIAKKGTEFKTDKDSLKGKVIGTQRATLAGSWLEDHYGSDVDVKLYDTQENAYLDLVAGRIDGILADKYVQYEWLKSKEGQDFEFKGEPVEESDKIGIAVRKGDDKLRNDLNAALKEIKADGTYKKINDKYFPFSIE comes from the coding sequence ATGCAGACCTACAAGAAATTCCTCCTGGCAGCTGCCGCCACGCTGGTCTTCTCCGCCAACGCCCTGGCCGCAGAAAAACTGCGCATGGGTATCGAAGCGGCCTACCCGCCGTTCAACAACAAGGACGCCAGCGGCAACGTGGTGGGCTTCGACAAGGACATCGGCGACGCCCTGTGCGCCAAGATGAAGGTCGAGTGCTCGGTCGTCACCTCCGACTGGGACGGCATCATCCCGGCCCTGAACGCCAAGAAGTTCGACTTCCTGGTGTCGTCGCTGTCGATCACCGACGAGCGCAAGCAGGCGGTCGACTTCACCGACCCCTACTACTCCAACAAGCTGCAGTTCATCGCCAAGAAAGGCACCGAGTTCAAGACCGACAAAGACTCGCTCAAAGGCAAGGTGATCGGCACCCAGCGCGCCACCCTGGCCGGTAGCTGGCTGGAAGACCACTACGGCAGCGATGTCGACGTGAAGCTCTATGACACCCAGGAAAACGCCTACCTTGACCTGGTCGCCGGGCGCATCGACGGCATCCTCGCCGACAAGTACGTGCAGTACGAGTGGCTCAAGAGCAAGGAAGGCCAGGACTTCGAGTTCAAGGGCGAACCTGTCGAGGAAAGCGACAAGATCGGCATCGCCGTGCGCAAGGGTGACGACAAACTGCGCAACGACCTGAACGCCGCGCTGAAGGAAATCAAGGCCGACGGCACCTACAAGAAGATCAACGACAAGTACTTCCCGTTCAGCATCGAATGA
- the hisB gene encoding imidazoleglycerol-phosphate dehydratase HisB, protein MVERIASVERNTLETQVKASINLDGTGKARFDIGVPFLEHMLDQIARHGLIDLDIECKGDLHIDDHHTVEDVGITLGQAFAKAIGDKKGIFRYGHAYVPLDEALSRVVIDFSGRPGLQMNVPYTRASVGGFDVDLFQEFFQGFVNHALVTLHIDNLRGHNTHHQIETVFKAFGRALRMAVEQDARMAGQMPSTKGCL, encoded by the coding sequence ATGGTTGAACGTATCGCTTCGGTCGAGCGCAACACCCTGGAAACCCAGGTCAAGGCCTCGATCAACCTGGATGGTACGGGCAAGGCCCGATTCGATATCGGCGTGCCGTTCCTTGAACACATGCTCGACCAGATCGCCCGCCATGGGCTGATCGACCTCGACATCGAGTGCAAGGGCGACCTGCATATCGACGATCACCACACCGTCGAAGACGTCGGCATCACCCTCGGCCAGGCCTTCGCCAAGGCCATCGGCGACAAGAAAGGCATCTTCCGCTACGGCCATGCCTACGTGCCGTTGGATGAAGCGCTGTCGCGCGTGGTCATCGACTTCTCCGGCCGTCCCGGCCTGCAGATGAACGTGCCCTATACCCGCGCCAGCGTTGGCGGCTTCGATGTCGACCTGTTCCAGGAATTCTTCCAGGGCTTCGTCAACCACGCCCTGGTGACCCTGCACATCGACAACCTGCGCGGGCACAACACCCACCACCAGATCGAAACCGTGTTCAAGGCCTTCGGCCGCGCGCTGCGCATGGCCGTCGAGCAGGACGCGCGCATGGCCGGACAAATGCCATCGACCAAGGGATGCCTGTAA